The following coding sequences lie in one Mus musculus strain C57BL/6J chromosome 11, GRCm38.p6 C57BL/6J genomic window:
- the Rhbdf2 gene encoding inactive rhomboid protein 2 isoform X1 — translation MASADKNGSNLPSVSGSRLQSRKPPNLSITIPPPESQAPGEQDSMLPERRKNPAYLKSVSLQEPRGRWQEGAEKRPGFRRQASLSQSIRKSTAQWFGVSGDWEGKRQNWHRRSLHHCSVHYGRLKASCQRELELPSQEVPSFQGTESPKPCKMPKVGPLEVMGSKRLSQGLGNIVHPHLLQIVDPLARGRAFRHPDEVDRPHAAHPPLTPGVLSLTSFTSVRSGYSHLPRRKRISVAHMSFQAAAALLKGRSVLDATGQRCRHVKRSFAYPSFLEEDAVDGADTFDSSFFSKEEMSSMPDDVFESPPLSASYFRGVPHSASPVSPDGVHIPLKEYSGGRALGPGTQRGKRIASKVKHFAFDRKKRHYGLGVVGNWLNRSYRRSISSTVQRQLESFDSHRPYFTYWLTFVHIIITLLVICTYGIAPVGFAQHVTTQLVLKNRGVYESVKYIQQENFWIGPSSIDLIHLGAKFSPCIRKDQQIEQLVRRERDIERTSGCCVQNDRSGCIQTLKKDCSETLATFVKWQNDTGPSDKSDLSQKQPSAVVCHQDPRTCEEPASSGAHIWPDDITKWPICTEQAQSNHTGLLHIDCKIKGRPCCIGTKGSCEITTREYCEFMHGYFHEDATLCSQVHCLDKVCGLLPFLNPEVPDQFYRIWLSLFLHAGIVHCLVSVVFQMTILRDLEKLAGWHRISIIFILSGITGNLASAIFLPYRAEVGPAGSQFGLLACLFVELFQSWQLLERPWKAFFNLSAIVLFLFICGLLPWIDNIAHIFGFLSGMLLAFAFLPYITFGTSDKYRKRALILVSLLVFAGLFASLVLWLYIYPINWPWIEYLTCFPFTSRFCEKYELDQVLH, via the exons ATGGCCTCAGCTGACAAGAATGGCAGCAACCTCCCATCTGTGTCTGGTAGCCGCCTGCAGAGCCGGAAGCCACCCAACCTCTCCATCACCATCCCGCCACCAGAGAGCCAGGCCCCCGGCGAGCAGGATAGCATGCTTCCTGAG AGGCGCAAGAACCCAGCCTACCTGAAGAGTGTCAGCCTACAGGAGCCCCGGGGACGATGGCAGGAGGGCGCAGAGAAGCGCCCCGGCTTCCGCCGCCAGGCCTCCCTGTCCCAGAGCATCCGCAA GAGCACAGCCCAGTGGTTTGGGGTCAGCGGCGACTGGGAGGGCAAGCGACAAAACTGGCATCGTCGCAGCCTGCACCACTGCAGCGTGCACTATGGCCGCCTCAAGGCCTCGTGCCAGAGAGAACTGGAGCTGCCCAGCCAGGAGGTGCCATCCTTCCAGGGCACTGAGTCTCCAAAACCGTGCAAGATGCCCAAGGTGGGCCCCCTGGAGGTGATGGGCAGCAAGCGGCTCTCCCAGGGTCTGGGCAACATTGTTCACCCACATCTCTTGCAGATTGTGGATCCACTGGCTCGGGGTAGGGCCTTCCGCCATCCAGATGAGGTGGACCGGCCTCACGCTGCCCACCCACCTCTGACTCCAGGGGTCCTGTCTCTCACATCCTTCACCAGTGTCCGCTCTGGCTACTCCCATCTGCCCCGCCGCAAGAGGATATCTGTTGCCCATATGAGCTTTCAGGCAGCCGCCGCCCTCCTCAAG GGGCGTTCCGTGCTAGATGCGACTGGGCAGCGGTGCCGGCATGTCAAACGCAGCTTCGCTTaccccagcttcctggaggaggatgCTGTCGATGGAGCTGACACCTTCGACTCCTCCTTTTTTAGTAAG GAAGAAATGAGCTCCATGCCTGACGATGTCTTTGAGTCCCCCCCACTCTCTGCCAGCTACTTCCGAGGTGTCCCACACTCTGCCTCCCCGGTCTCCCCGGATGGAGTGCACATCCCGCT AAAAGAATACAGCGGTGGCCGAGCCCTGGGTCCCGGGACCCAGCGTGGCAAACGCATTGCCTCCAAAGTAAAGCACTTTGCATTTGACCGGAAGAAGAGGCACTACGGCCTGGGCGTCGTGGGTAACTGGCTCAACCGAAGCTATCGACGCAGCATCAGCAGCACCGTGCAGCGGCAGCTGGAGAGCTTCGATAGCCACCG GCCCTACTTCACCTACTGGCTGACGTTCGTTCACATCATCATCACCTTGCTGGTGATCTGCACCTATGGCATCGCACCTGTGGGCTTTGCCCAGCACGTTACCACCCAGCTG GTGCTGAAGAACAGAGGCGTGTATGAGAGCGTGAAGTACATCCAGCAGGAGAACTTCTGGATTGGCCCCAGCTCG aTTGACCTCATTCACCTGGGAGCAAAGTTCTCGCCCTGCATCCGGAAGGACCAGCAAATTGAGCAGCTGGTACGGAGGGAGCGCGACATTGAGCGCACCTCTGGCTGCTGTGTCCAGAATGACCGCTCGGGCTGCATCCAGACCCTGAAGAAGGACTGCTCG GAGACTTTAGCCACGTTCGTAAAGTGGCAGAATGATACTGGGCCCTCAGACAAGTCTGACCTGAGCCAGAAGCAGCCATCGGCGGTTGTGTGCCACCAAGACCCCAG GACCTGTGAAGAGCCTGCCTCCAGTGGGGCCCACATCTGGCCTGATGACATTACCAAGTGGCCG ATCTGCACAGAGCAGGCTCAGAGCAACCACACGGGCTTGTTGCACATAGACTGTAAGATCAAAGGCCGCCCCTGCTGCATCGGCACCAAGGGCAG CTGCGAGATCACCACTCGGGAGTACTGTGAGTTCATGCATGGCTATTTCCATGAAGACGCGACGCTGTGTTCCCAG GTGCACTGTTTAGACAAGGTGTGTGGGCTCCTGCCTTTCCTCAACCCTGAGGTCCCTGACCAGTTCTACCGGATCTGGCTGTCTTTATTCCTGCATGCTGG CATAGTGCACTGCCTTGTGTCTGTGGTCTTCCAAATGACCATCCTGAGGGACCTAGAGAAGCTGGCCGGCTGGCACCGCATCTCCATCATCTTCATCCTTAGTGGCATTACAGGCAACCTGGCCAGCGCCATCTTCCTCCCCTACCGGGCAGAG GTGGGCCCAGCCGGGTCGCAGTTCGGCCTCCTCGCCTGCCTCTTCGTGGAGCTGTTCCAGAGCTGGCAGCTGTTGGAGCGGCCGTGGAAGGCCTTCTTCAACCTGTCGGCCATTGTGCTTTTCCTCTTCATCTGTGGCCTCCTGCCCTGGATAGACAACATCGCCCACATCTTCGGGTTCCTCAGCGGCATGCTTCTGGCCTTCGCCTTCCTGCCTTACATTACCTTCGGCACCAGCGACAAGTACCGCAAGCGAGCCCTCATCCTCGTGTCGCTGCTGGTCTTTGCTGGGCTCTTTGCTTCCCTGGTGCTGTGGCTGTACATCTACCCCATCAACTGGCCCTGGATCGAGTACCTCACCTGCTTTCCCTTCACCAGCCGCTTCTGTGAGAAGTACGAGCTAGACCAGGTGCTACACTAA
- the Rhbdf2 gene encoding inactive rhomboid protein 2 isoform X3, translating to MASADKNGSNLPSVSGSRLQSRKPPNLSITIPPPESQAPGEQDSMLPERRKNPAYLKSVSLQEPRGRWQEGAEKRPGFRRQASLSQSIRKSTAQWFGVSGDWEGKRQNWHRRSLHHCSVHYGRLKASCQRELELPSQEVPSFQGTESPKPCKMPKIVDPLARGRAFRHPDEVDRPHAAHPPLTPGVLSLTSFTSVRSGYSHLPRRKRISVAHMSFQAAAALLKGRSVLDATGQRCRHVKRSFAYPSFLEEDAVDGADTFDSSFFSKEEMSSMPDDVFESPPLSASYFRGVPHSASPVSPDGVHIPLKEYSGGRALGPGTQRGKRIASKVKHFAFDRKKRHYGLGVVGNWLNRSYRRSISSTVQRQLESFDSHRPYFTYWLTFVHIIITLLVICTYGIAPVGFAQHVTTQLVLKNRGVYESVKYIQQENFWIGPSSIDLIHLGAKFSPCIRKDQQIEQLVRRERDIERTSGCCVQNDRSGCIQTLKKDCSETLATFVKWQNDTGPSDKSDLSQKQPSAVVCHQDPRTCEEPASSGAHIWPDDITKWPICTEQAQSNHTGLLHIDCKIKGRPCCIGTKGSCEITTREYCEFMHGYFHEDATLCSQVHCLDKVCGLLPFLNPEVPDQFYRIWLSLFLHAGWAQPGRSSASSPASSWSCSRAGSCWSGRGRPSSTCRPLCFSSSSVASCPG from the exons ATGGCCTCAGCTGACAAGAATGGCAGCAACCTCCCATCTGTGTCTGGTAGCCGCCTGCAGAGCCGGAAGCCACCCAACCTCTCCATCACCATCCCGCCACCAGAGAGCCAGGCCCCCGGCGAGCAGGATAGCATGCTTCCTGAG AGGCGCAAGAACCCAGCCTACCTGAAGAGTGTCAGCCTACAGGAGCCCCGGGGACGATGGCAGGAGGGCGCAGAGAAGCGCCCCGGCTTCCGCCGCCAGGCCTCCCTGTCCCAGAGCATCCGCAA GAGCACAGCCCAGTGGTTTGGGGTCAGCGGCGACTGGGAGGGCAAGCGACAAAACTGGCATCGTCGCAGCCTGCACCACTGCAGCGTGCACTATGGCCGCCTCAAGGCCTCGTGCCAGAGAGAACTGGAGCTGCCCAGCCAGGAGGTGCCATCCTTCCAGGGCACTGAGTCTCCAAAACCGTGCAAGATGCCCAAG ATTGTGGATCCACTGGCTCGGGGTAGGGCCTTCCGCCATCCAGATGAGGTGGACCGGCCTCACGCTGCCCACCCACCTCTGACTCCAGGGGTCCTGTCTCTCACATCCTTCACCAGTGTCCGCTCTGGCTACTCCCATCTGCCCCGCCGCAAGAGGATATCTGTTGCCCATATGAGCTTTCAGGCAGCCGCCGCCCTCCTCAAG GGGCGTTCCGTGCTAGATGCGACTGGGCAGCGGTGCCGGCATGTCAAACGCAGCTTCGCTTaccccagcttcctggaggaggatgCTGTCGATGGAGCTGACACCTTCGACTCCTCCTTTTTTAGTAAG GAAGAAATGAGCTCCATGCCTGACGATGTCTTTGAGTCCCCCCCACTCTCTGCCAGCTACTTCCGAGGTGTCCCACACTCTGCCTCCCCGGTCTCCCCGGATGGAGTGCACATCCCGCT AAAAGAATACAGCGGTGGCCGAGCCCTGGGTCCCGGGACCCAGCGTGGCAAACGCATTGCCTCCAAAGTAAAGCACTTTGCATTTGACCGGAAGAAGAGGCACTACGGCCTGGGCGTCGTGGGTAACTGGCTCAACCGAAGCTATCGACGCAGCATCAGCAGCACCGTGCAGCGGCAGCTGGAGAGCTTCGATAGCCACCG GCCCTACTTCACCTACTGGCTGACGTTCGTTCACATCATCATCACCTTGCTGGTGATCTGCACCTATGGCATCGCACCTGTGGGCTTTGCCCAGCACGTTACCACCCAGCTG GTGCTGAAGAACAGAGGCGTGTATGAGAGCGTGAAGTACATCCAGCAGGAGAACTTCTGGATTGGCCCCAGCTCG aTTGACCTCATTCACCTGGGAGCAAAGTTCTCGCCCTGCATCCGGAAGGACCAGCAAATTGAGCAGCTGGTACGGAGGGAGCGCGACATTGAGCGCACCTCTGGCTGCTGTGTCCAGAATGACCGCTCGGGCTGCATCCAGACCCTGAAGAAGGACTGCTCG GAGACTTTAGCCACGTTCGTAAAGTGGCAGAATGATACTGGGCCCTCAGACAAGTCTGACCTGAGCCAGAAGCAGCCATCGGCGGTTGTGTGCCACCAAGACCCCAG GACCTGTGAAGAGCCTGCCTCCAGTGGGGCCCACATCTGGCCTGATGACATTACCAAGTGGCCG ATCTGCACAGAGCAGGCTCAGAGCAACCACACGGGCTTGTTGCACATAGACTGTAAGATCAAAGGCCGCCCCTGCTGCATCGGCACCAAGGGCAG CTGCGAGATCACCACTCGGGAGTACTGTGAGTTCATGCATGGCTATTTCCATGAAGACGCGACGCTGTGTTCCCAG GTGCACTGTTTAGACAAGGTGTGTGGGCTCCTGCCTTTCCTCAACCCTGAGGTCCCTGACCAGTTCTACCGGATCTGGCTGTCTTTATTCCTGCATGCTGG GTGGGCCCAGCCGGGTCGCAGTTCGGCCTCCTCGCCTGCCTCTTCGTGGAGCTGTTCCAGAGCTGGCAGCTGTTGGAGCGGCCGTGGAAGGCCTTCTTCAACCTGTCGGCCATTGTGCTTTTCCTCTTCATCTGTGGCCTCCTGCCCTGGATAG
- the Rhbdf2 gene encoding inactive rhomboid protein 2 isoform X4 has translation MRLGSGAGMSNAASLTPASWRRMLSMELTPSTPPFLEEMSSMPDDVFESPPLSASYFRGVPHSASPVSPDGVHIPLKEYSGGRALGPGTQRGKRIASKVKHFAFDRKKRHYGLGVVGNWLNRSYRRSISSTVQRQLESFDSHRPYFTYWLTFVHIIITLLVICTYGIAPVGFAQHVTTQLVLKNRGVYESVKYIQQENFWIGPSSIDLIHLGAKFSPCIRKDQQIEQLVRRERDIERTSGCCVQNDRSGCIQTLKKDCSETLATFVKWQNDTGPSDKSDLSQKQPSAVVCHQDPRTCEEPASSGAHIWPDDITKWPICTEQAQSNHTGLLHIDCKIKGRPCCIGTKGSCEITTREYCEFMHGYFHEDATLCSQVHCLDKVCGLLPFLNPEVPDQFYRIWLSLFLHAGIVHCLVSVVFQMTILRDLEKLAGWHRISIIFILSGITGNLASAIFLPYRAEVGPAGSQFGLLACLFVELFQSWQLLERPWKAFFNLSAIVLFLFICGLLPWIDNIAHIFGFLSGMLLAFAFLPYITFGTSDKYRKRALILVSLLVFAGLFASLVLWLYIYPINWPWIEYLTCFPFTSRFCEKYELDQVLH, from the exons ATGCGACTGGGCAGCGGTGCCGGCATGTCAAACGCAGCTTCGCTTaccccagcttcctggaggaggatgCTGTCGATGGAGCTGACACCTTCGACTCCTCCTTTTTTA GAAGAAATGAGCTCCATGCCTGACGATGTCTTTGAGTCCCCCCCACTCTCTGCCAGCTACTTCCGAGGTGTCCCACACTCTGCCTCCCCGGTCTCCCCGGATGGAGTGCACATCCCGCT AAAAGAATACAGCGGTGGCCGAGCCCTGGGTCCCGGGACCCAGCGTGGCAAACGCATTGCCTCCAAAGTAAAGCACTTTGCATTTGACCGGAAGAAGAGGCACTACGGCCTGGGCGTCGTGGGTAACTGGCTCAACCGAAGCTATCGACGCAGCATCAGCAGCACCGTGCAGCGGCAGCTGGAGAGCTTCGATAGCCACCG GCCCTACTTCACCTACTGGCTGACGTTCGTTCACATCATCATCACCTTGCTGGTGATCTGCACCTATGGCATCGCACCTGTGGGCTTTGCCCAGCACGTTACCACCCAGCTG GTGCTGAAGAACAGAGGCGTGTATGAGAGCGTGAAGTACATCCAGCAGGAGAACTTCTGGATTGGCCCCAGCTCG aTTGACCTCATTCACCTGGGAGCAAAGTTCTCGCCCTGCATCCGGAAGGACCAGCAAATTGAGCAGCTGGTACGGAGGGAGCGCGACATTGAGCGCACCTCTGGCTGCTGTGTCCAGAATGACCGCTCGGGCTGCATCCAGACCCTGAAGAAGGACTGCTCG GAGACTTTAGCCACGTTCGTAAAGTGGCAGAATGATACTGGGCCCTCAGACAAGTCTGACCTGAGCCAGAAGCAGCCATCGGCGGTTGTGTGCCACCAAGACCCCAG GACCTGTGAAGAGCCTGCCTCCAGTGGGGCCCACATCTGGCCTGATGACATTACCAAGTGGCCG ATCTGCACAGAGCAGGCTCAGAGCAACCACACGGGCTTGTTGCACATAGACTGTAAGATCAAAGGCCGCCCCTGCTGCATCGGCACCAAGGGCAG CTGCGAGATCACCACTCGGGAGTACTGTGAGTTCATGCATGGCTATTTCCATGAAGACGCGACGCTGTGTTCCCAG GTGCACTGTTTAGACAAGGTGTGTGGGCTCCTGCCTTTCCTCAACCCTGAGGTCCCTGACCAGTTCTACCGGATCTGGCTGTCTTTATTCCTGCATGCTGG CATAGTGCACTGCCTTGTGTCTGTGGTCTTCCAAATGACCATCCTGAGGGACCTAGAGAAGCTGGCCGGCTGGCACCGCATCTCCATCATCTTCATCCTTAGTGGCATTACAGGCAACCTGGCCAGCGCCATCTTCCTCCCCTACCGGGCAGAG GTGGGCCCAGCCGGGTCGCAGTTCGGCCTCCTCGCCTGCCTCTTCGTGGAGCTGTTCCAGAGCTGGCAGCTGTTGGAGCGGCCGTGGAAGGCCTTCTTCAACCTGTCGGCCATTGTGCTTTTCCTCTTCATCTGTGGCCTCCTGCCCTGGATAGACAACATCGCCCACATCTTCGGGTTCCTCAGCGGCATGCTTCTGGCCTTCGCCTTCCTGCCTTACATTACCTTCGGCACCAGCGACAAGTACCGCAAGCGAGCCCTCATCCTCGTGTCGCTGCTGGTCTTTGCTGGGCTCTTTGCTTCCCTGGTGCTGTGGCTGTACATCTACCCCATCAACTGGCCCTGGATCGAGTACCTCACCTGCTTTCCCTTCACCAGCCGCTTCTGTGAGAAGTACGAGCTAGACCAGGTGCTACACTAA
- the Rhbdf2 gene encoding inactive rhomboid protein 2 isoform X2 → MASADKNGSNLPSVSGSRLQSRKPPNLSITIPPPESQAPGEQDSMLPERRKNPAYLKSVSLQEPRGRWQEGAEKRPGFRRQASLSQSIRKSTAQWFGVSGDWEGKRQNWHRRSLHHCSVHYGRLKASCQRELELPSQEVPSFQGTESPKPCKMPKVGPLEVMGSKRLSQGLGNIVHPHLLQIVDPLARGRAFRHPDEVDRPHAAHPPLTPGVLSLTSFTSVRSGYSHLPRRKRISVAHMSFQAAAALLKGRSVLDATGQRCRHVKRSFAYPSFLEEDAVDGADTFDSSFFSKEEMSSMPDDVFESPPLSASYFRGVPHSASPVSPDGVHIPLKEYSGGRALGPGTQRGKRIASKVKHFAFDRKKRHYGLGVVGNWLNRSYRRSISSTVQRQLESFDSHRPYFTYWLTFVHIIITLLVICTYGIAPVGFAQHVTTQLVLKNRGVYESVKYIQQENFWIGPSSIDLIHLGAKFSPCIRKDQQIEQLVRRERDIERTSGCCVQNDRSGCIQTLKKDCSETLATFVKWQNDTGPSDKSDLSQKQPSAVVCHQDPRTCEEPASSGAHIWPDDITKWPICTEQAQSNHTGLLHIDCKIKGRPCCIGTKGSCEITTREYCEFMHGYFHEDATLCSQVHCLDKVCGLLPFLNPEVPDQFYRIWLSLFLHAGWAQPGRSSASSPASSWSCSRAGSCWSGRGRPSSTCRPLCFSSSSVASCPG, encoded by the exons ATGGCCTCAGCTGACAAGAATGGCAGCAACCTCCCATCTGTGTCTGGTAGCCGCCTGCAGAGCCGGAAGCCACCCAACCTCTCCATCACCATCCCGCCACCAGAGAGCCAGGCCCCCGGCGAGCAGGATAGCATGCTTCCTGAG AGGCGCAAGAACCCAGCCTACCTGAAGAGTGTCAGCCTACAGGAGCCCCGGGGACGATGGCAGGAGGGCGCAGAGAAGCGCCCCGGCTTCCGCCGCCAGGCCTCCCTGTCCCAGAGCATCCGCAA GAGCACAGCCCAGTGGTTTGGGGTCAGCGGCGACTGGGAGGGCAAGCGACAAAACTGGCATCGTCGCAGCCTGCACCACTGCAGCGTGCACTATGGCCGCCTCAAGGCCTCGTGCCAGAGAGAACTGGAGCTGCCCAGCCAGGAGGTGCCATCCTTCCAGGGCACTGAGTCTCCAAAACCGTGCAAGATGCCCAAGGTGGGCCCCCTGGAGGTGATGGGCAGCAAGCGGCTCTCCCAGGGTCTGGGCAACATTGTTCACCCACATCTCTTGCAGATTGTGGATCCACTGGCTCGGGGTAGGGCCTTCCGCCATCCAGATGAGGTGGACCGGCCTCACGCTGCCCACCCACCTCTGACTCCAGGGGTCCTGTCTCTCACATCCTTCACCAGTGTCCGCTCTGGCTACTCCCATCTGCCCCGCCGCAAGAGGATATCTGTTGCCCATATGAGCTTTCAGGCAGCCGCCGCCCTCCTCAAG GGGCGTTCCGTGCTAGATGCGACTGGGCAGCGGTGCCGGCATGTCAAACGCAGCTTCGCTTaccccagcttcctggaggaggatgCTGTCGATGGAGCTGACACCTTCGACTCCTCCTTTTTTAGTAAG GAAGAAATGAGCTCCATGCCTGACGATGTCTTTGAGTCCCCCCCACTCTCTGCCAGCTACTTCCGAGGTGTCCCACACTCTGCCTCCCCGGTCTCCCCGGATGGAGTGCACATCCCGCT AAAAGAATACAGCGGTGGCCGAGCCCTGGGTCCCGGGACCCAGCGTGGCAAACGCATTGCCTCCAAAGTAAAGCACTTTGCATTTGACCGGAAGAAGAGGCACTACGGCCTGGGCGTCGTGGGTAACTGGCTCAACCGAAGCTATCGACGCAGCATCAGCAGCACCGTGCAGCGGCAGCTGGAGAGCTTCGATAGCCACCG GCCCTACTTCACCTACTGGCTGACGTTCGTTCACATCATCATCACCTTGCTGGTGATCTGCACCTATGGCATCGCACCTGTGGGCTTTGCCCAGCACGTTACCACCCAGCTG GTGCTGAAGAACAGAGGCGTGTATGAGAGCGTGAAGTACATCCAGCAGGAGAACTTCTGGATTGGCCCCAGCTCG aTTGACCTCATTCACCTGGGAGCAAAGTTCTCGCCCTGCATCCGGAAGGACCAGCAAATTGAGCAGCTGGTACGGAGGGAGCGCGACATTGAGCGCACCTCTGGCTGCTGTGTCCAGAATGACCGCTCGGGCTGCATCCAGACCCTGAAGAAGGACTGCTCG GAGACTTTAGCCACGTTCGTAAAGTGGCAGAATGATACTGGGCCCTCAGACAAGTCTGACCTGAGCCAGAAGCAGCCATCGGCGGTTGTGTGCCACCAAGACCCCAG GACCTGTGAAGAGCCTGCCTCCAGTGGGGCCCACATCTGGCCTGATGACATTACCAAGTGGCCG ATCTGCACAGAGCAGGCTCAGAGCAACCACACGGGCTTGTTGCACATAGACTGTAAGATCAAAGGCCGCCCCTGCTGCATCGGCACCAAGGGCAG CTGCGAGATCACCACTCGGGAGTACTGTGAGTTCATGCATGGCTATTTCCATGAAGACGCGACGCTGTGTTCCCAG GTGCACTGTTTAGACAAGGTGTGTGGGCTCCTGCCTTTCCTCAACCCTGAGGTCCCTGACCAGTTCTACCGGATCTGGCTGTCTTTATTCCTGCATGCTGG GTGGGCCCAGCCGGGTCGCAGTTCGGCCTCCTCGCCTGCCTCTTCGTGGAGCTGTTCCAGAGCTGGCAGCTGTTGGAGCGGCCGTGGAAGGCCTTCTTCAACCTGTCGGCCATTGTGCTTTTCCTCTTCATCTGTGGCCTCCTGCCCTGGATAG
- the Rhbdf2 gene encoding inactive rhomboid protein 2: MASADKNGSNLPSVSGSRLQSRKPPNLSITIPPPESQAPGEQDSMLPERRKNPAYLKSVSLQEPRGRWQEGAEKRPGFRRQASLSQSIRKSTAQWFGVSGDWEGKRQNWHRRSLHHCSVHYGRLKASCQRELELPSQEVPSFQGTESPKPCKMPKIVDPLARGRAFRHPDEVDRPHAAHPPLTPGVLSLTSFTSVRSGYSHLPRRKRISVAHMSFQAAAALLKGRSVLDATGQRCRHVKRSFAYPSFLEEDAVDGADTFDSSFFSKEEMSSMPDDVFESPPLSASYFRGVPHSASPVSPDGVHIPLKEYSGGRALGPGTQRGKRIASKVKHFAFDRKKRHYGLGVVGNWLNRSYRRSISSTVQRQLESFDSHRPYFTYWLTFVHIIITLLVICTYGIAPVGFAQHVTTQLVLKNRGVYESVKYIQQENFWIGPSSIDLIHLGAKFSPCIRKDQQIEQLVRRERDIERTSGCCVQNDRSGCIQTLKKDCSETLATFVKWQNDTGPSDKSDLSQKQPSAVVCHQDPRTCEEPASSGAHIWPDDITKWPICTEQAQSNHTGLLHIDCKIKGRPCCIGTKGSCEITTREYCEFMHGYFHEDATLCSQVHCLDKVCGLLPFLNPEVPDQFYRIWLSLFLHAGIVHCLVSVVFQMTILRDLEKLAGWHRISIIFILSGITGNLASAIFLPYRAEVGPAGSQFGLLACLFVELFQSWQLLERPWKAFFNLSAIVLFLFICGLLPWIDNIAHIFGFLSGMLLAFAFLPYITFGTSDKYRKRALILVSLLVFAGLFASLVLWLYIYPINWPWIEYLTCFPFTSRFCEKYELDQVLH; encoded by the exons ATGGCCTCAGCTGACAAGAATGGCAGCAACCTCCCATCTGTGTCTGGTAGCCGCCTGCAGAGCCGGAAGCCACCCAACCTCTCCATCACCATCCCGCCACCAGAGAGCCAGGCCCCCGGCGAGCAGGATAGCATGCTTCCTGAG AGGCGCAAGAACCCAGCCTACCTGAAGAGTGTCAGCCTACAGGAGCCCCGGGGACGATGGCAGGAGGGCGCAGAGAAGCGCCCCGGCTTCCGCCGCCAGGCCTCCCTGTCCCAGAGCATCCGCAA GAGCACAGCCCAGTGGTTTGGGGTCAGCGGCGACTGGGAGGGCAAGCGACAAAACTGGCATCGTCGCAGCCTGCACCACTGCAGCGTGCACTATGGCCGCCTCAAGGCCTCGTGCCAGAGAGAACTGGAGCTGCCCAGCCAGGAGGTGCCATCCTTCCAGGGCACTGAGTCTCCAAAACCGTGCAAGATGCCCAAG ATTGTGGATCCACTGGCTCGGGGTAGGGCCTTCCGCCATCCAGATGAGGTGGACCGGCCTCACGCTGCCCACCCACCTCTGACTCCAGGGGTCCTGTCTCTCACATCCTTCACCAGTGTCCGCTCTGGCTACTCCCATCTGCCCCGCCGCAAGAGGATATCTGTTGCCCATATGAGCTTTCAGGCAGCCGCCGCCCTCCTCAAG GGGCGTTCCGTGCTAGATGCGACTGGGCAGCGGTGCCGGCATGTCAAACGCAGCTTCGCTTaccccagcttcctggaggaggatgCTGTCGATGGAGCTGACACCTTCGACTCCTCCTTTTTTAGTAAG GAAGAAATGAGCTCCATGCCTGACGATGTCTTTGAGTCCCCCCCACTCTCTGCCAGCTACTTCCGAGGTGTCCCACACTCTGCCTCCCCGGTCTCCCCGGATGGAGTGCACATCCCGCT AAAAGAATACAGCGGTGGCCGAGCCCTGGGTCCCGGGACCCAGCGTGGCAAACGCATTGCCTCCAAAGTAAAGCACTTTGCATTTGACCGGAAGAAGAGGCACTACGGCCTGGGCGTCGTGGGTAACTGGCTCAACCGAAGCTATCGACGCAGCATCAGCAGCACCGTGCAGCGGCAGCTGGAGAGCTTCGATAGCCACCG GCCCTACTTCACCTACTGGCTGACGTTCGTTCACATCATCATCACCTTGCTGGTGATCTGCACCTATGGCATCGCACCTGTGGGCTTTGCCCAGCACGTTACCACCCAGCTG GTGCTGAAGAACAGAGGCGTGTATGAGAGCGTGAAGTACATCCAGCAGGAGAACTTCTGGATTGGCCCCAGCTCG aTTGACCTCATTCACCTGGGAGCAAAGTTCTCGCCCTGCATCCGGAAGGACCAGCAAATTGAGCAGCTGGTACGGAGGGAGCGCGACATTGAGCGCACCTCTGGCTGCTGTGTCCAGAATGACCGCTCGGGCTGCATCCAGACCCTGAAGAAGGACTGCTCG GAGACTTTAGCCACGTTCGTAAAGTGGCAGAATGATACTGGGCCCTCAGACAAGTCTGACCTGAGCCAGAAGCAGCCATCGGCGGTTGTGTGCCACCAAGACCCCAG GACCTGTGAAGAGCCTGCCTCCAGTGGGGCCCACATCTGGCCTGATGACATTACCAAGTGGCCG ATCTGCACAGAGCAGGCTCAGAGCAACCACACGGGCTTGTTGCACATAGACTGTAAGATCAAAGGCCGCCCCTGCTGCATCGGCACCAAGGGCAG CTGCGAGATCACCACTCGGGAGTACTGTGAGTTCATGCATGGCTATTTCCATGAAGACGCGACGCTGTGTTCCCAG GTGCACTGTTTAGACAAGGTGTGTGGGCTCCTGCCTTTCCTCAACCCTGAGGTCCCTGACCAGTTCTACCGGATCTGGCTGTCTTTATTCCTGCATGCTGG CATAGTGCACTGCCTTGTGTCTGTGGTCTTCCAAATGACCATCCTGAGGGACCTAGAGAAGCTGGCCGGCTGGCACCGCATCTCCATCATCTTCATCCTTAGTGGCATTACAGGCAACCTGGCCAGCGCCATCTTCCTCCCCTACCGGGCAGAG GTGGGCCCAGCCGGGTCGCAGTTCGGCCTCCTCGCCTGCCTCTTCGTGGAGCTGTTCCAGAGCTGGCAGCTGTTGGAGCGGCCGTGGAAGGCCTTCTTCAACCTGTCGGCCATTGTGCTTTTCCTCTTCATCTGTGGCCTCCTGCCCTGGATAGACAACATCGCCCACATCTTCGGGTTCCTCAGCGGCATGCTTCTGGCCTTCGCCTTCCTGCCTTACATTACCTTCGGCACCAGCGACAAGTACCGCAAGCGAGCCCTCATCCTCGTGTCGCTGCTGGTCTTTGCTGGGCTCTTTGCTTCCCTGGTGCTGTGGCTGTACATCTACCCCATCAACTGGCCCTGGATCGAGTACCTCACCTGCTTTCCCTTCACCAGCCGCTTCTGTGAGAAGTACGAGCTAGACCAGGTGCTACACTAA